From a single Ciconia boyciana chromosome 4, ASM3463844v1, whole genome shotgun sequence genomic region:
- the LOC140650872 gene encoding carnosine N-methyltransferase-like: protein MSVACAVSRKALLSRPRSERDLPTKAMRKGPRRGGEEEGEQEQQQLLPPPPPPPWLGECGGGEREAEAMALLSDEWRRQPQESKVLAAATVARAEEERLEREHFRRIINAFRYYGTNMHERVNRTERQFRSLPDNQQSLLPQFLPHLDKIRKCVDHNQEILQTIVNDCIHMFENKEYGDGRGKITPASTFDMDKLKSTLKQFVRDWSEEGKPERDSCYQPIISEIVKNFPKERWDFSKVNILVPGAGLGRLAWEIAMLGYACQGNEWSLFMLFSSNFVLNRCSEINSCKLYPWIHQFSNNRRSADQIRPIYFPDVDPHSLPSGSNFSMTAGDFQEIYSECNAWDCIATCFFIDTAHNVIDYIDTIWKILKPGGIWINVGPLLYHFENLANELSIELSYEDIKNVILQYGFHIEVEKESVSSTYTVNELSMMKYYYECVLFVVRKPE from the exons ATGTCGGTTGCATGCGCTGTGTCCCGCAAAGCGCTGTTGTCGCGGCCCAGGAGCGAGAGGGATTTACCGACCAAGGCGATGCGTAAGGGGCCGCGACGAGGCGgcgaggaggagggggagcaggagcagcagcagctgctgccgccgccgccgccgccgccgtggcTGGGAGAGTGTGGGGGCGGTGAGCGAGAGGCGGAGGCGATGGCGCTTCTGAGCGACGAATGGCGGCGGCAGCCGCAGGAGTCGAAGGTGTTGGCGGCGGCCACGGTagccagggcagaggaggagcgGTTGGAGCGGGAGCATTTCCGGAGGATCATCAACGCATTTCGATACTACGG aacTAATATGCATGAACGGGTGAACAGAACAGAGAGACAGTTTAGATCTCTCCCAGATAACCAACAGAGTCTTCTTCCTCAATTCCTTCCTCACCTTGATAAGATTCGGAAGTGTGTTGATCATAATCAAGAGATACTACAGACCATTGTCAATGACTGCATTCAtatgtttgaaaacaaagaatatgGAGAT GGAAGAGGGAAGATTACACCAGCTTCGACGTTTGACATGGATAAATTAAAATCAACTTTGAAACAATTTGTGAGAGACTGGAGTGAAGAGGGGAAGCCTGAGAGAGATTCCTGCTACCAGCCAATCATTAGTGAAATTGTAAAGaactttccaaaagaaagaTG GGATTTCTCCAAAGTTAATATCCTGGTACCTGGTGCTGGGCTAGGTAGATTGGCGTGGGAAATAGCTATGCTCGGTTATGCTTGCCAAGGAAATGAATGGAGCCTCTTTATGCTCTTTTCTTCTAACTTTGTACTCAACAG ATGCTCTGAAATTAACTCGTGTAAGCTTTATCCCTGGATTCATCAGTTTAGCAATAACAGAAGATCTGCTGATCAGATACGACCAATTTATTTCCCTGATGTTGACCCTCACAGTCTTCCTTCTGGTTCGAACTTCTCTATGACAGCAGGGGATTTTCAAGAAATTTACTCTGAGTGTA ATGCATGGGACTGCATAGCAACTTGCTTCTTTATAGATACAGCACATAATGTTATTGATTATATTGATACAATATGGAAAATACTAAAGCCTGGAGGAATATGGATAAATGTAG GTCCTCTCCTTTACCATTTTGAAAACTTGGCAAATGAACTTTCTATAGAATTAAGCTACgaggatattaaaaatgttatacTGCAGTATGGATTCCATATAGAG